One genomic window of Conger conger chromosome 7, fConCon1.1, whole genome shotgun sequence includes the following:
- the LOC133133732 gene encoding ras-related protein Rab-34-like — translation MKENDPSSVLLFLVGTKKDLSSPAMFSQIEQDAIKLSEEIRAEYWAVSALSGESVKEFFFRVAALTFEANVLAELEKSGSRRIGDVVRINSNSCNLYATSQKKQSNCCQ, via the exons ATGAAAGAGAACGACCCCTCCAGTGTGCTGCTCTTCCTGGTGGGAACCAAGAAAGACCTGAGT TCTCCTGCCATGTTCTCCCAGATTGAGCAGGACGCCATTAAACTGTCAGAAGAGATTAGAGCAGAATACTGGGCGGTGTCTGCACTTTCAG GAGAGAGTGTGAAGGAGTTCTTCTTCCGCGTGGCAGCGCTGACATTTGAGGCAAACGTTCTGGCTGAGTTGGAGAAGAGCGGATCCAGACGCATCGGCGATGTTGTCA GAATAAACAGCAATTCCTGCAACTTGTACGCAACATCCCAGAAGAAGCAGTCTAACTGTTGCCAGTGA
- the LOC133133857 gene encoding adenine phosphoribosyltransferase-like, producing the protein MDVLSVPEERGRGWYLSLMAPNTKGSNFAWLDPSRLYCNHQAFSDCVKELLQPFQNESVDLVAGIDAMGFILGSAVATTLSKGFLAIRKAGHLCVPTESQPFSDYSGREKLMEVRNDVLRPGLRVLLVDQWIETGGTMRAAISLVEKLGATVVGVAAVAIENSEGGRWIKERYRYSHCIPEALQAQIDRQHLDSFHSFGN; encoded by the exons ATGGACGTATTGTCTGttccagaggagagggggagaggctggTACCTCTCACTCATGGCACCAAATACAAAGGGAAGTAACTTTGCCTGGCTGGACCCATCCAGACTTTACTGCAATCACCAG GCTTTTTCAGACTGTGTGAAGGAGCTTCTCCAGCCATTCCAGAATGAGTCCGTTGACCTGGTGGCTGGCATTGATGCCATGGGATTCATCctag GATCAGCTGTGGCCACTACACTGAGTAAGGGCTTCTTGGCCATCCGTAAAGCAGGACACCTGTGCGTGCCGACGGAGAGCCAGCCGTTCAGTGACTACTCTGGCAGAGAGAAGCTAATGGAGGTGCGAAACGACGTGCTAAGACCAG GTCTGCGTGTGCTCCTGGTGGACCAGTGGATAGAAACAGGAGGCACCATGCGGGCGGCCATCTCCCTGGTGGAGAAGCTGGGAGCCACTGTCGTAG GTGTAGCAGCAGTTGCCATAGAGAACAGCGAGGGGGGGCGGTGGATCAAAGAGAGGTACAGGTACTCTCACTGCATCCCAGAGGCCCTGCAAGCTCAGATAGACAGGCAGCACCTGGACTCCTTCCACAGCTTCGGCAACTGA